In Myxocyprinus asiaticus isolate MX2 ecotype Aquarium Trade chromosome 32, UBuf_Myxa_2, whole genome shotgun sequence, one genomic interval encodes:
- the LOC127423186 gene encoding cerebellar degeneration-related protein 2-like → MLTDMIEYEFDIKEEEPRYDHQDLEHDLHLAAELGKNVLERNRDLEKGLQQMYATNQEQLQEIEYLSKQVDLLRSVNDQHANVYEQLDNSARDLEQTNQRLVLENRAAHLKIYGLTETVEVLQTHVEELQGNVKELKSVSAEQTRPSAQPCNDQGLTCYKKQCQLQKLCSHEHTFSASCSSLKEEEHLDLLRSVHSLQAQLSTERALREAAEHEADALARELSELEPKLALLGGYQDRIAEMETEVKELRLLLRSSTHTILPDTVFFSSEDEVGMVKRRRCGLKRCCSERQLCNPVCEEGGAIDSVRENGRCCFQQVEEAKHHSISFLKEVDAQYTALQEKYNMLLRHSETGMLPQNHKAVQTPPASSNKMHTHSQSVSTHDDTQLPKYKALFHEIFAFIQKSKKDMKENRIKPSQAG, encoded by the exons ATGCTCACAGACATGATAGAATATGAATTTGATATTAAAGAAGAAGAACCACGGTATGACCATCAAGATCTGGAACATG ATCTTCATTTGGCTGCTGAATTGGGTAAAAATGTACTGGAGCGGAACAGAGATTTAGAAAAGGGACTTCAACAGATGTACGCCACCAACCAGGAGCAGCTACAGGAAATAGAG TATCTATCCAAACAGGTGGATTTACTGCGGTCAGTGAATGATCAGCATGCTAATGTGTACGAGCAGCTGGACAATTCTGCACGAGACCTGGAGCAGACAAACCAAAGACTGGTCCTGGAGAACCGTGCTGCCCATCTCAAAATTTATGG GCTCACAGAGACTGTGGAAGTGTTGCAGACTCATGTGGAGGAGCTCCAGGGAAATGTGAAAGAGCTGAAGTCGGTTTCTGCTGAGCAGACCAGGCCCAGTGCACAGCCATGTAACGATCAGGGTCTCACATGCTACAAAAAGCAGTGCCAATTACAAAA GCTCTGTTCCCATGAGCACACCTTCTCTGCCAGCTGTTCTTCTCTGAAGGAGGAGGAGCACTTGGACCTCCTGCGCTCCGTGCATTCCCTGCAGGCCCAGCTGAGCACAGAGCGTGCTCTGAGAGAGGCCGCAGAGCATGAAGCTGATGCTCTGGCACGCGAGCTTAGTGAACTAGAGCCAAAACTGGCACTACTGGGTGGCTACCAGGACCGCATAGCTGAAATGGAGACTGAAGTCAAGGAGCTCCGACTTCTTTTGCGCTCTAGCACCCACACCATCCTGCCAGACACAGTGTTCTTCTCCTCAGAGGACGAAGTGGGCATGGTCAAACGTAGGAGGTGTGGTTTAAAGCGCTGTTGCAGTGAGAGGCAGTTGTGTAACCCTGTCTGCGAGGAGGGAGGAGCAATAGACAGTGTCCGCGAGAATGGGCGGTGCTGTTTTCAACAAGTCGAGGAGGCGAAGCATCACAGCATCTCATTTCTAAAGGAGGTGGATGCCCAATACACCGCCCTGCAGGAGAAATACAACATGCTACTGCGTCATAGTGAAACAGGAATGTTGCCACAGAACCATAAAGCTGTGCAGACACCACCTGCCAGTTCCaacaaaatgcacacacactccCAGAGTGTAAGCACACATGACGATACCCAGCTGCCTAAGTATAAAGCCTTGTTCCATGAGATTTTCGCCTTTATTCAAAAGAGCAAAAAGGACATGAAGGAAAACAGGATCAAGCCCAGTCAGGCTGGATGA
- the LOC127423184 gene encoding uncharacterized protein LOC127423184 gives MAAQEVHGSVVLSGQKLSIQRKTGHFHCPVCLFQTVHEAEAKAHIVSHLNIFVDHKGVRVHKCHQHCRASPHFHCPGCKNTRIRRKDFLTHLSNCPGSVATPRLGIVATPRPGIVASPRPGIVATPRPGIVATPRPGIVATPSPGSVAIPSPDNIATPSSGSVEEQPGSLFCKNVTQRPVRVNTLSQRIVECSHCSMSMHRKNLKRHMQRRHSEFPDITKQCHLQSPPIDPQSGIYVVAKAFCGPPIPIHIKYSFQGPKQHTECVGLEN, from the exons atgGCGGCACAGGAG GTGCATGGATCAGTCGTTTTGTCCGGGCAGAAACTTTCCATACAGCGTAAGACTGGACACTTCCACTGTCCTGTATGTCTTTTCCAAACAGTACATGAGGCTGAGGCAAAAGCACACATTGTTTcgcatttaaatatatttgttgaCCATAAAG GTGTCAGAGTACATAAATGCCACCAACACTGCAGGGCATCGCCACATTTCCATTGCCCAGGCTGTAAGAATACTAGAATAAGGAGAAAAGATTTCTTGACTCACTTATCGAACTGCCCTGGCAGTGTCGCCACACCAAGACTTGGCATTGTCGCCACACCAAGACCTGGCATTGTCGCCTCACCAAGACCTGGCATTGTGGCCACACCAAGACCTGGCATTGTCGCCACACCAAGACCTGGCATTGTGGCCACACCAAGCCCTGGCAGTGTCGCCATACCAAGCCCTGACAATATCGCCACACCAAGCTCTGGCAGTGTAGAGGAGCAGCCTGGCAGTCTTTTTTGCAAGAATGTGACCCAGCGGCCTGTGAGAGTTAATACATTAAGCCAAAGGATTGTAGAGTGTTCTCACTGCAGTATGTCTATGCATCGTAAAAATCTGAAGCGCCATATGCAAAGACGACATTCTGAGTTCCCAGACATCACAAAACAATGCCACTTACAGAGTCCACCTATTGACCCACAATCAGGCATTTATGTGGTGGCAAAGGCATTTTGTGGACCTCCTATTCCTATTCACATCAAATATAGTTTTCAGGGCCCAAAACAGCACACAGAGTGTGTAGGGTTGGAAAATTAA
- the LOC127423176 gene encoding protein-L-histidine N-pros-methyltransferase-like isoform X1, with product MCNVQMKTLIFCAWVVFYVSFLLAMRRMWTGKYVRSPLARSLFMNMVTESDITGHEAQKWYDCCPDMLGEKVQSVFVQSHLDAETQDFLRRSVEKSSWLFTQLYHSLFSTVLSPIISRTSINGFLGRGSMFVFSKDQFRRLLRISPDWKAERLLDLGAGDGGVTEVMGSHFNQIYATEVSTPMKWHLKRKNYSLLGIDEWQRTGFQYDLISCLNLLDRCDEPLKLLQYIKQSLVPGTGRLILAAVLPFQPYVETGGNWVRPKEHIKVEGKTWEEQVTHLTTEVFQKMGFEVEAVTRLPYLCEGDMYKDYYVLDDAVFVLKPQN from the exons ATGTGTAATGTACAGATGAAGACCCTCATCTTCTGCGCTTGGGTGGTGTTTTACGTATCCTTTCTTCTGGCAATGAGAAGGATGTGGACTGGAAAGTATGTTCGCAGTCCACTTGCTCGTTCTCTGTTCATGAACATGGTGACTGAGAGTGACATTACTGGACATGAAGCCCAGAAG TGGTACGATTGCTGTCCAGACATGCTTGGAGAAAAAGTTCAGTCTGTGTTTGTGCAGAGCCATCTGGATGCTGAGACACAGGATTTTCTCCGCAGGAGTGTAGAGAAATCCAGTTGGCTTTTCACCCAGCTGTACCACTCACTGTTCTCCACCGTCTTAAGCCCCATTATTTCTCGAACATCGATCAATGG CTTTCTGGGACGGGGTTCCATGTTTGTCTTTTCAAAGGACCAGTTTCGACGACTCCTCCGGATCAGTCCAGACTGGAAAGCGGAAAGACTGTTGGATCTGGGAGCCGGCGATGGGGGTGTCACGGAAGTGATGGGCTCTCATTTTAATCAGATATATGCCACAGAAGTCTCTACGCCTATGAAATGGCATCTCAAAAGAAAGAATTACAG CTTGTTAGGGATAGATGAATGGCAGAGAACAGGGTTCCAGTATGATCTGATCAGCTGTCTGAACCTGCTGGACCGGTGTGATGAACCACTTAAACTACTGCAGTACATCAAGCAATCCCTGGTGCCTGGAACAGGGCGGCTCATCCTTGCAGCTGTGCTGCCTTTTCAGCCTTATGTAGAGACAG GTGGAAATTGGGTACGACCAAAGGAGCATATCAAGGTCGAGGGCAAGACGTGGGAAGAACAGGTGACACACCTGACCACAGAAGTGTTCCAGAAGATGGGGTTTGAGGTGGAGGCGGTCACACGCTTGCCGTACTTGTGTGAGGGAGATATGTACAAGGATTACTATGTGCTGGATGATGCAGTATTTGTATTAAAACCTCAGAATTGA
- the LOC127423176 gene encoding protein-L-histidine N-pros-methyltransferase-like isoform X2 encodes MKTLIFCAWVVFYVSFLLAMRRMWTGKYVRSPLARSLFMNMVTESDITGHEAQKWYDCCPDMLGEKVQSVFVQSHLDAETQDFLRRSVEKSSWLFTQLYHSLFSTVLSPIISRTSINGFLGRGSMFVFSKDQFRRLLRISPDWKAERLLDLGAGDGGVTEVMGSHFNQIYATEVSTPMKWHLKRKNYSLLGIDEWQRTGFQYDLISCLNLLDRCDEPLKLLQYIKQSLVPGTGRLILAAVLPFQPYVETGGNWVRPKEHIKVEGKTWEEQVTHLTTEVFQKMGFEVEAVTRLPYLCEGDMYKDYYVLDDAVFVLKPQN; translated from the exons ATGAAGACCCTCATCTTCTGCGCTTGGGTGGTGTTTTACGTATCCTTTCTTCTGGCAATGAGAAGGATGTGGACTGGAAAGTATGTTCGCAGTCCACTTGCTCGTTCTCTGTTCATGAACATGGTGACTGAGAGTGACATTACTGGACATGAAGCCCAGAAG TGGTACGATTGCTGTCCAGACATGCTTGGAGAAAAAGTTCAGTCTGTGTTTGTGCAGAGCCATCTGGATGCTGAGACACAGGATTTTCTCCGCAGGAGTGTAGAGAAATCCAGTTGGCTTTTCACCCAGCTGTACCACTCACTGTTCTCCACCGTCTTAAGCCCCATTATTTCTCGAACATCGATCAATGG CTTTCTGGGACGGGGTTCCATGTTTGTCTTTTCAAAGGACCAGTTTCGACGACTCCTCCGGATCAGTCCAGACTGGAAAGCGGAAAGACTGTTGGATCTGGGAGCCGGCGATGGGGGTGTCACGGAAGTGATGGGCTCTCATTTTAATCAGATATATGCCACAGAAGTCTCTACGCCTATGAAATGGCATCTCAAAAGAAAGAATTACAG CTTGTTAGGGATAGATGAATGGCAGAGAACAGGGTTCCAGTATGATCTGATCAGCTGTCTGAACCTGCTGGACCGGTGTGATGAACCACTTAAACTACTGCAGTACATCAAGCAATCCCTGGTGCCTGGAACAGGGCGGCTCATCCTTGCAGCTGTGCTGCCTTTTCAGCCTTATGTAGAGACAG GTGGAAATTGGGTACGACCAAAGGAGCATATCAAGGTCGAGGGCAAGACGTGGGAAGAACAGGTGACACACCTGACCACAGAAGTGTTCCAGAAGATGGGGTTTGAGGTGGAGGCGGTCACACGCTTGCCGTACTTGTGTGAGGGAGATATGTACAAGGATTACTATGTGCTGGATGATGCAGTATTTGTATTAAAACCTCAGAATTGA
- the LOC127423182 gene encoding ER lumen protein-retaining receptor 2-like: MNIFRLTGDLSHLAAIIILLLKIWKTRSCAGISGKSQILFALVFTTRYLDLLTSFISLYNTSMKVIYIGCAYATVYLIYVKFKATYDGNHDTFRVEFLVVPVGGLAFLVNHDFSPLEILWTFSIYLESVSILPQLFMISKTGEAETITTHYLFFLGLYRALYLFNWIWRFYIEGFFDMIAIVAGIVQTILYCDFFYLYVTKVLKGKKLSLPA; this comes from the exons ATGAACATTTTCAGACTGACGGGGGATCTTTCCCATTTAGCAGCCATCATCATCCTGCTGCTGAAAATATGGAAAACAAGGTCGTGTGCAG GTATATCTGGAAAGAGTCAGATTCTGTTTGCCTTGGTGTTCACCACGCGTTACCTGGACCTTCTCACCTCCTTCATTTCCTTGTACAATACCAGCATGAAG GTCATCTATATTGGATGTGCCTACGCCACAGTGTACCTGATCTACGTGAAGTTCAAGGCCACATATGATGGCAACCACGACACTTTCAGGGTGGAATTCCTGGTCGTCCCAGTTGGCGGCCTGGCATTCCTCGTTAACCATGATTTCTCTCCGTTAGAG ATCCTGTGGACATTTTCCATCTATCTGGAGTCTGTGTCCATCCTCCCTCAGCTTTTTATGATCAGCAAGACCGGAGAAGCCGAGACCATCACCACTCACTACTTATTCTTCCTTGGCCTCTACCGTGCCCTTTATCTCTTTAACTGGATCTGGCGCTTCTACATCGAGGGCTTCTTTGACATGATAGCCATCGTGGCAGGCATCGTTCAGACAATCCTTTACTgtgatttcttttatttatatgtAACAAAAG TGTTGAAAGGAAAGAAGCTGAGTCTGCCAGCTTAA